CGAAAAAGAAAAATCAGACCAGTGGAGACGAGAAACCAAGGAACGTGCAGATGGGATCAGCTTCGATTAGCCAATTGCATCATTTTCGTTGGATAGTCGATAGATGAACTTGATGTGTCCTGATAAAAATGGACACGGGATTCTCTTAGAAGGAGAATCAAAGAATGAAGAGACGCCGCTACACTGCCGAGTTCAAAAAAGAGGCAGTCAAGATGATCATAATTGAAGGTACACCGGTGAAGGAGGTATCCGAGCAGCTTGGTGTTCCCGAGGGGATGCTGTATAGCTGGAGGAAGAAGCACCTGGATGATTTGGAGGCTGAGGCTCCCGAGGGTGCACAGAGTCCGAAGGCGATGGCCGAGGAGCTGGCCCAGGTCCGCAAGGAGCTGGCCAAGCAAAAGCGGATGAACGAGATACTAAAAAAAACGGTGGGCTACTTCAGCAACCCCGAGTGATGCGCTATCGGTTTATAGAGGATCACAAGGCTCGCTACGGAGTAGACGAGCTGTGCGAGTGTTTCGGACTGAGCCGCAGCGGTTACTATGACTGGCAGGCTCGCGAGCCTGCCAGTCATAGTAACCGCTGCGGCTCTCAAGGGACGGATTACCGAGTTGCACCGGCAAGCCCGTGGACGCTACGGCCACCGCCCAATCCACGAACACCTCAAGGACGAGGATCTCGGCTGTGGCCGCGACCGGACGTTACGGTTGATGAAGGAGCTGGGGATCGAAGGTCGACAAACGAAGGGCTTCAAGCCCCTTGGCACCAACAGCAAGCACGACTTCGGCTACAGCGCCAACTTGCTGCGCGAACTCGGAAAGCCGGACGACTGCAATCAGGTCTGGGTAGCCGATACGACCTACCTGCGCGTCCAGCGGGGCTGGTGTTATCT
This genomic window from Puniceicoccus vermicola contains:
- a CDS encoding transposase, with the translated sequence MKRRRYTAEFKKEAVKMIIIEGTPVKEVSEQLGVPEGMLYSWRKKHLDDLEAEAPEGAQSPKAMAEELAQVRKELAKQKRMNEILKKTVGYFSNPE